One Streptomyces umbrinus genomic window, CGAGCAGGTTCGCGGCAGGGACGCGGACGTCGGCGAAGGAGAGCTCCCGGGTGTCGGAGGCGTTCCAGCCGACCTTCGAGTAGGGGGCCGCGACCGTGAAGCCGGGGGTGCCGGACGGCACGATGATCGAGGAGATGAGCGGCTTGCCCGCCTCGGTGCGGCCGGTCACCGCCGTCACCGTGACCAGGCCCGTGATGTCCGTCCCCGAGTTGGTGATGAAGCACTTGGTGCCGTTGATCACCCACTCGTTCGTCGTCTCGTCCAGGCGGGCCGTCGTACGGGTCGCGCCCGCGTCCGAGCCGCCGTCCGGCTCGGTGAGGCCGAAGGCGCCGAGGATCTCGCCGGAGCAGAGGCGGGGGAGCCACTCCGCCTTCTGCTCGTCGGTGCCGAAGAGGTGGATCGGCATCGCGCCGAGCGAGACGCCCGCCTCCAGGGTGATGGCCACCGACGAGTCGACGCGGGCCAGCTCCTCCAGCACGATGCCGAGGGCCATGTAGTCGCCGCCCATGCCCCCGTACTCCTCCGGGAACGGCAGCCCGAACAGGCCCATGCGGCCCATCTCGCGGACGATCTCGTACGGGAACTCGTGGCGCTCGTAGAAGTCGCCGATCTTCGGCGCCACGACGTCGTGCGCGAAGTCGGCCACCGTACGGCGGAGCTCGTCGAGTTCGGGGGAGAGGCGGTGGTCGAGAGGCATGGGGATCACTCCTGGTGGGAGAGGGCGCGGACGGTGCGGGACGGGCTGGGTCGGCCCAGTTGTTCGGCCATCCACACGCTGGTGGCGGTGAGACGGTCGAGGTCGACCCCGGTGTCGATGCCGAGGCCCGTCAGCATCCACACGAGGTCTTCGGTGGCGAGGTTGCCGGTGGCGCTCTTCGCGTACGGACAGCCGCCGAGGCCGCCCGCGGACGCGTCCACCGTCGTGACGCCGTGCTGGAGCGCGGCCAGGGTGTTCGAGAGCGCCTGGCCGTACGTGTCGTGGAAGTGCACGCCGAGGGAGGGGGTGGGGATGTTCTGTTCGTTGAGCGCTGTGAGGAGCCGGCCCACGTGTCCCGGGGTCGCCACTCCGATCGTGTCGCCCAGGCTCAGCTCGTCGCAGCCCATGTCCATGAGCGCACGGCAGACCCGTACGACCTGGGGGACGGGCACCGGACCCTCCCACGGATCGCCGAAGCACATGGAGAGGTAGCCGCGCACGTGGGCGTCCTGCGCCTTGGCCCGCGCGACCACCGGCTCGAACATCGCCAGCGCCTCGTCCACGGTCCGGTTGAGATTGGCCTTGGCGAAGGACTCCGTGGC contains:
- a CDS encoding hydroxymethylglutaryl-CoA lyase; translated protein: MTTPELGLPMAVPAEGLPAHVRIHEVGARDGLQNEKATVPTETKAEFVRRLADAGLGTIEATSFVHPKWVPQLADAEDLFPLVRDLSDLSGTALPVLVPNERGLDRALALGATRIAVFASATESFAKANLNRTVDEALAMFEPVVARAKAQDAHVRGYLSMCFGDPWEGPVPVPQVVRVCRALMDMGCDELSLGDTIGVATPGHVGRLLTALNEQNIPTPSLGVHFHDTYGQALSNTLAALQHGVTTVDASAGGLGGCPYAKSATGNLATEDLVWMLTGLGIDTGVDLDRLTATSVWMAEQLGRPSPSRTVRALSHQE
- a CDS encoding acyl-CoA dehydrogenase family protein, producing the protein MPLDHRLSPELDELRRTVADFAHDVVAPKIGDFYERHEFPYEIVREMGRMGLFGLPFPEEYGGMGGDYMALGIVLEELARVDSSVAITLEAGVSLGAMPIHLFGTDEQKAEWLPRLCSGEILGAFGLTEPDGGSDAGATRTTARLDETTNEWVINGTKCFITNSGTDITGLVTVTAVTGRTEAGKPLISSIIVPSGTPGFTVAAPYSKVGWNASDTRELSFADVRVPAANLLGSEGRGYAQFLRILDEGRIAIAALATGLAQGCVDESLKYAKERHAFGRPIGANQAIQFKIADMEMKAYTARLAWRDAASRLVAGEPFKKEAALAKLHSSTIAVDNARDATQIHGGYGFMNEYPVARMWRDSKILEIGEGTSEVQRMLIARELGLVG